TTCAGCGCCAGCCAGTTCGCCGCCGAGTAGGCCTGGGCCGCAACCAGTTCGTTGACATCGTCCATCGCACCGACGGCGGGCCGTGGTGCGCCGTGCCGCGTCTCGAACATGCGCGCAAGCGCCGGGGCGCGGGCATTGCCCTGGGGTTTCACCGGGACCGTGCCGCCGAGCATGTGAATCGTCCGATAGACCACCACGTGACGAGCGCGCCTCTCGGCGACCGCACGGCACGCCGACATCACCGGGCTCAGCAAGCCGCCAGTGCCGAACCCGCTGCCGCAGTCCGCGGCGACGATCCGCAATTCGGCATTGACGTGTTCGGAGGGAGTGTCGCCCAGGGTCGCGACGCCGTCGATGTCGGCCGCGACCAAGCCGGCGTCCGCGATGGCGGCTCGCACCGCCTCCATCGTCAGCTCCAGACCCGGGATGCCGGTGCGACGGCCGATGCGCGAGATGCCGATGCCGGACAGGATCGCGTCCTTCTCGAAGTACCTCATCCGTACCGCCCGTAAGGCCAAACCCGCTGCTTACAGCGGTAACAAATAGAGTGTACTGTATTGGCCGTGCCAGCCGAGCCGCCCACGCCGATGCTCATCGAGCACTGCGACGCGTGCGCACGCTGGGTGCATCCGGCGACCGGCGAATGCCGCGACTGCGGCGGCCCGCTCGTGGCGCGACCGGTGTCCGGGCGCGGCACGGTGTTCACCTACACGATCAACTACCACCCGTACAATCCCGACATTCCCGTGCCGTACGTGATCGCCATCGTGGAGCTCGCCGAGCAGAGCGGGCTGCGGGTGGCCGCCAATATCGTTGGCTGCGAACCGGAAACGGTGACGTGCGGGATGCCCGTCAACATCCGGCCCGAACGGGGCGCCGGTGGCGCGCCGTTGTTCGCCCCGGCTTAGTGGCGCGAGCAGACGTAAAAGCACCCCAAAAGCGCCCTTTTGGGGCGCTTTTACGTCTGCTCGCGCCACCTAGTTGATCAGCGGGTCGCGGGGCATGCCCAAAATCCGCTCGGCGATTTGGTTGCGGGTCACCTCCGAGGTGCCGCCGGCGATCGCCATGCCGCGGGCGCCCATCACCATCCGACCGACGACCGCGCCCGGTCCGTCGACCAACGCGATCTCGGGCCCCAGCAGCGCCGCCGAAATCGCCGCGCCCTCGATCATGTGCTCCGCGAGCATGAGTTTGGTGACGTTGCCTTCCGGGCCCGGGCCCGCTCCCTCCACGCTGCGGGCGGCGCGGCGCAGGTTCAGCAGCCGCAGCGCGTGATCCTGAGCGAGGAAGGATCCGACCCGAATTTCCGCACCCGCCAACCGGCCTGGCCTCTGCTGCACCAGCTGCACCAGCTTCATCGCCAGACCCTCATAAAAAGATCCGCTGCCGCCGATGCTGACTCGCTCGTTGCCCAGCGTTGCGCGCGCCACCGTCCACCCGGCGTTGGGCGCGCCGACGACGTCCTCGTCGGGGACGAACAGGTCGTTGAAGAACACCTCGTTGAATTCCGAGCCGCCGGTGATCTGGCGCAGCGGCCGCACCTCGACTTCGGGTGCCTTCATGTCGACGATCACGGTGGTGATGCCGGCGTGCTTGGGCGCATTCGGGTCGGTGCGCACGGTGGCCAGACCACGCGCGCAGTATTGCGCGCCACTGGTCCACACCTTCTGCCCGTTGATCTTCCAGCCGCCATCCACCCGGGTCGCACGGGTTTTGACCGACGCCGCGTCCGACCCGGCGTCGGGCTCGGAGAACAGCTGGCACCAGATCTCCTCCTGGCGCAGCGCCTTCTCGACGAATCTTTCGATTTGCCATTCGGTTCCGTGCTGGATCAGGGTAAGGATCACCCATCCCGTGATTGAGTAGTCCGGTCGCTTGATGCCCGCCGCGCGAAACTCCTCCTCGATCACCAACTGCTCCACGGCGTCGGCGGCGCGACCCCACGGCCTGGGCCAGTGCGGCATCACGTAGCCCGTCTCGATCAGCTTGTCGCGCTGCGCCCGCTTGTCCAGGGCGGCGATCTCGGCGGCGTCGGCACGGATCCGGGTGCGTAGTTCTTCGGCCTCGGGCGGCAGGTCCAGGCTGTTTTGCCGGGTAGCGCCCGCCGCGGTGCGCGCGAAGACATCCGCGGCCGGCGCGTCACCGCCGAACAACCCCGCGATCACCAGCGCCCGGCGCAGATGCAGATGCGCGTCGTGCTCCCAGGTGAATCCGATGCCGCCGTGCACCTGAATGTTGAGTTCGGCATTGCGCGCGTAGGCAGGAAACGCCAGCGCCGCCGCCACCGCGGCGGCCAGCCGGAATTCGGCTTCGTCCTCCGATGGGTCCTCGCCCGCCGCGCGGGACGCGTCCCACACCGCCGCGACCGCCGACTCGGTCGCGACCAGCATGTTGGCGCAATGATGCTTCACCGCTTGGAAAGTGGCGATGGCGCGGCCGAATTGCTGGCGCACCTTGGCATAGCCGACGGCGGCATCGACACAGTCGGCCGCCCCACCTACCGCCTCGGCCGCTAGCAGTGTCCGCGCGCGGGCCAAGGCCGATTCCCGCGCCCCCGGCAGGATGTCGTCGGCGGCCACACTCACGCCTTCCAGGCGGACACGTCCGGAGCGCCGGGTCGGGTCGAAGTTGTCCGGCACGTCCACGGAGACGCCTGCGCGCCCGCGCTCCAACAGCAGCACGTCGTCGCCGGCCGCGATCAGCAGCAGTTCCGCGAGTCCCGCGCCGAGCACGACCCCGGCCTCGCCGTCGGCGACCCCGTCTTTGACCCGCACTTGGCCGTCCAGGCCGACGCCCGCGGTGACGGTTCCGTCGATCAGTCCCGGGAGCAGCCGCGCCTTTTGATCGGCGCCGCCCTC
This is a stretch of genomic DNA from Mycobacterium lacus. It encodes these proteins:
- a CDS encoding Zn-ribbon domain-containing OB-fold protein codes for the protein MLIEHCDACARWVHPATGECRDCGGPLVARPVSGRGTVFTYTINYHPYNPDIPVPYVIAIVELAEQSGLRVAANIVGCEPETVTCGMPVNIRPERGAGGAPLFAPA
- a CDS encoding acyl-CoA dehydrogenase, producing the protein MGIALTDDHRELAEVARAFLTSQKARAEARALLDATDEARPPFWPNLVELGWLGLHIDAEHGGSGYGLPELVVVVEELGRAVAPGPFVPTVIASAVIAKEGGADQKARLLPGLIDGTVTAGVGLDGQVRVKDGVADGEAGVVLGAGLAELLLIAAGDDVLLLERGRAGVSVDVPDNFDPTRRSGRVRLEGVSVAADDILPGARESALARARTLLAAEAVGGAADCVDAAVGYAKVRQQFGRAIATFQAVKHHCANMLVATESAVAAVWDASRAAGEDPSEDEAEFRLAAAVAAALAFPAYARNAELNIQVHGGIGFTWEHDAHLHLRRALVIAGLFGGDAPAADVFARTAAGATRQNSLDLPPEAEELRTRIRADAAEIAALDKRAQRDKLIETGYVMPHWPRPWGRAADAVEQLVIEEEFRAAGIKRPDYSITGWVILTLIQHGTEWQIERFVEKALRQEEIWCQLFSEPDAGSDAASVKTRATRVDGGWKINGQKVWTSGAQYCARGLATVRTDPNAPKHAGITTVIVDMKAPEVEVRPLRQITGGSEFNEVFFNDLFVPDEDVVGAPNAGWTVARATLGNERVSIGGSGSFYEGLAMKLVQLVQQRPGRLAGAEIRVGSFLAQDHALRLLNLRRAARSVEGAGPGPEGNVTKLMLAEHMIEGAAISAALLGPEIALVDGPGAVVGRMVMGARGMAIAGGTSEVTRNQIAERILGMPRDPLIN